One segment of Candidatus Delongbacteria bacterium DNA contains the following:
- a CDS encoding T9SS type A sorting domain-containing protein: MKKLLVAGLVLTVAGSALAATPQPSLDREHQKPVKKNLSSSLVRHTAPAQPLTTGTLGRTAPARPAKEGGPVVTPLNAQVLLGDSPSYPSAAHAEYAHLKANNLPIPASLIREVFGAPAQGGGQRQGGETWASAVAITFQAGGTYTDSGTTVGSVNDVPTGQIAPGLCNTSFFSTSSFGGGDVFYTFTLPGSYEVDASTCNAASYDSCLGIFDAEHNLVAVNDDGAGCSGFSSIIDPCCLEAGTYYVVVDGYGTANGTYDLTVNFSATTCSAGCPPIECDGTAEVEPNNGPIDFGGNDDFGAIECGETICGTTFTDDAAQTRDTDWYEILITENSILTINSEVELFDPLIFVLNSNYDIEYQANNFSWCEGESLTTDCMFPGTYYIWMGHSGFTGVPEEVGYSLSVSCETCTIDDPCADPVQLSCGDSITGTTVDGYDYVGNPALDKFFEVTIDQDGPITFSLCTATDYDSYLRIYDGCPVSGGTEIAFNDDACGLASEITTILTAGTYWVVVEGYSEGVGNFSLDIICSTCGEITCNGDDEGEPNNGPADFGGDDTYGSIECGIASTVCGTTWADADTRDTDWFELLLLEPSVLTITSEAELFDPLMFVLDDAYNIMFTADEMGFCEGETITTDCLPAGTYYLWMGHNAFAGVPDEVDYSLTLSCEVCEWQDPCENVVALECGETVTGESGMSVGNSWDTYCFGGEDGPEVLFAWDHTGGYIELTLASDAAEDLDMALLGSCDPLDCLDMPYAVGSEEVITGVYPAGTYYVVVDAYGYTGSDYSFDLTLFCGADPCENLPPVDCQGTAEVEPNEGWNDENATYGEITCGETVCGTTWATGGNRDLDWFHFTHTGGDIEVTTQIGMFDCILFLTDFDPAGAIIASADASPMCVAETITFAGLAAGEYHLVIAHNDFEGVDTDQDYALTLTCLGDPCEGHVPVQCDGTAEVEPNEGWNDDNASYNEIAEDETVCGSVWADGGSRDLDWYRFTVPGDEPMNVSLVAEIDEFDAIVFLLDYELDGATYTAANQNGPCQGETINYECLTPGDYYAVIAHTDFEGVPLDQNYSLTLTMAACTPVDPCEGIITGTWPTGYYTVTNHSAPTMNHHNAVNGCDGISSAGYDHLHMLTLAAPADIRFTMQGQGLADESIYVLTDCNFTESCIAGIDVGSSDAAPEVLEVADMPAGTYYFVADYWGASETHDYSMEVRNLTIAVDENGQPFAFELQGAFPNPFNPTTTIRWTQPELMPASLAIYNLAGQLVQQIDLGYRGPGVHNFVWNASQLSSGVYFTSLTTGGQTLTQKVVLLK, translated from the coding sequence ATGAAGAAACTGCTGGTCGCCGGACTGGTACTGACGGTGGCAGGCAGCGCGCTGGCGGCAACGCCCCAGCCCAGCCTGGACCGCGAGCACCAGAAGCCGGTCAAGAAAAATCTGTCTTCCAGCCTGGTGCGGCACACCGCTCCGGCCCAGCCGCTCACCACGGGCACGCTGGGACGGACGGCTCCGGCCCGTCCCGCGAAGGAAGGCGGACCGGTCGTCACGCCCCTCAACGCGCAGGTCCTGCTGGGCGACTCCCCGAGCTACCCCTCGGCCGCCCACGCGGAATACGCGCACTTGAAGGCCAACAACCTGCCCATCCCGGCCTCCCTGATCCGCGAAGTCTTCGGGGCTCCCGCCCAGGGCGGCGGACAGCGCCAGGGTGGCGAGACCTGGGCCTCCGCCGTGGCCATCACCTTCCAGGCGGGCGGCACCTACACCGACAGCGGCACCACCGTCGGCTCGGTCAACGATGTGCCCACCGGCCAGATCGCCCCGGGCCTGTGCAACACCAGCTTCTTCTCCACCAGCAGCTTCGGCGGCGGGGACGTGTTCTACACCTTCACGCTGCCCGGCAGCTACGAGGTGGATGCCAGCACGTGCAACGCGGCCAGCTACGACAGCTGCCTGGGCATCTTCGACGCGGAGCACAACCTGGTGGCCGTGAACGACGACGGCGCGGGTTGCTCGGGCTTCAGCAGCATCATCGATCCCTGCTGCCTGGAAGCCGGCACCTATTACGTGGTGGTGGACGGCTACGGCACCGCCAACGGCACCTACGACCTGACGGTGAATTTCAGCGCCACCACGTGCTCCGCGGGCTGCCCGCCCATCGAGTGCGACGGCACGGCCGAGGTCGAGCCCAACAACGGCCCGATCGATTTCGGCGGCAACGATGACTTCGGCGCCATCGAGTGCGGCGAGACCATCTGCGGCACGACCTTCACCGACGACGCGGCCCAGACGCGCGACACCGACTGGTACGAGATCCTCATCACCGAGAACAGCATCCTGACGATCAACAGCGAAGTCGAGCTCTTCGACCCGCTGATCTTCGTGCTGAACTCGAACTATGACATCGAGTACCAGGCGAACAACTTCAGCTGGTGCGAGGGCGAGAGCCTGACCACCGACTGCATGTTCCCCGGCACCTACTACATCTGGATGGGCCATTCGGGCTTCACGGGCGTGCCCGAGGAAGTCGGCTACAGCCTGAGCGTCTCCTGCGAGACCTGCACCATCGACGATCCCTGCGCGGATCCCGTGCAGCTGAGCTGCGGCGACAGCATCACGGGCACCACGGTGGACGGCTACGATTACGTCGGCAACCCCGCCCTGGACAAGTTCTTCGAAGTGACCATCGACCAGGATGGTCCGATCACCTTCTCCCTGTGCACGGCCACCGACTATGACAGCTATCTGCGCATCTACGACGGCTGCCCGGTCAGCGGCGGCACGGAGATCGCCTTCAACGACGACGCTTGCGGCCTGGCCTCCGAGATCACGACGATCCTGACCGCCGGCACCTACTGGGTGGTGGTGGAAGGCTACAGCGAGGGCGTCGGCAACTTCTCGCTGGACATCATCTGCAGCACCTGCGGCGAGATCACCTGCAATGGCGACGACGAGGGTGAGCCCAACAACGGTCCCGCCGACTTCGGCGGCGACGACACCTACGGCTCCATCGAGTGCGGCATCGCCTCCACCGTCTGCGGCACCACCTGGGCCGACGCGGACACGCGCGACACCGACTGGTTCGAACTGCTGCTGCTGGAACCCTCCGTCTTGACGATCACCTCCGAGGCCGAGCTCTTCGACCCGCTGATGTTCGTCCTGGACGACGCCTACAACATCATGTTCACGGCTGACGAGATGGGCTTCTGCGAGGGTGAGACCATCACCACCGACTGCCTGCCCGCCGGCACCTACTATCTGTGGATGGGTCACAACGCGTTCGCCGGCGTGCCCGACGAAGTGGACTACTCCCTGACCCTGAGCTGCGAAGTCTGCGAGTGGCAGGATCCCTGCGAGAACGTCGTCGCCCTCGAGTGCGGTGAGACCGTCACCGGCGAGAGCGGCATGAGCGTGGGCAACTCCTGGGACACCTACTGCTTCGGCGGCGAAGACGGACCCGAAGTCCTGTTCGCCTGGGACCACACGGGCGGCTACATCGAGCTGACCCTGGCCAGCGACGCGGCCGAGGACCTGGACATGGCCCTGCTGGGATCCTGTGATCCCCTGGACTGCCTGGACATGCCCTATGCCGTCGGCTCCGAAGAAGTGATCACGGGCGTGTATCCCGCCGGCACCTACTACGTGGTGGTGGACGCCTACGGTTACACGGGTTCCGACTACTCCTTCGACCTGACCCTGTTCTGTGGCGCCGATCCCTGCGAGAACCTGCCCCCGGTGGACTGCCAGGGCACGGCCGAGGTCGAGCCCAACGAGGGCTGGAACGACGAGAACGCCACCTACGGTGAGATCACCTGCGGCGAGACCGTCTGCGGCACCACCTGGGCCACGGGCGGCAACCGCGACCTGGACTGGTTCCACTTCACCCACACCGGTGGCGACATCGAAGTGACCACCCAGATCGGCATGTTCGACTGCATCCTGTTCCTCACCGATTTCGATCCCGCGGGCGCCATCATCGCCTCTGCCGACGCCAGCCCGATGTGCGTGGCCGAGACCATCACCTTCGCGGGCCTGGCCGCCGGTGAGTACCACCTGGTGATCGCGCACAACGATTTCGAAGGCGTGGACACGGATCAGGACTACGCCCTGACCCTGACCTGCCTGGGTGACCCCTGCGAAGGCCACGTGCCCGTCCAGTGTGATGGCACGGCCGAAGTCGAGCCCAACGAGGGTTGGAACGACGACAACGCCAGCTACAACGAGATCGCCGAAGACGAGACCGTCTGCGGCAGCGTCTGGGCCGACGGCGGCAGCCGCGACCTCGACTGGTATCGCTTCACGGTGCCCGGCGACGAGCCCATGAACGTGAGCCTGGTCGCGGAGATCGACGAGTTCGACGCCATCGTCTTCCTGCTGGACTACGAGCTGGACGGGGCCACCTACACGGCCGCCAACCAGAACGGTCCCTGCCAGGGCGAGACGATCAACTACGAGTGCCTGACCCCCGGCGACTACTACGCCGTGATCGCGCACACCGACTTCGAAGGCGTGCCCCTGGACCAGAACTACAGCCTGACGCTGACCATGGCCGCCTGCACGCCGGTTGATCCCTGCGAGGGCATCATCACCGGCACGTGGCCGACCGGTTACTACACCGTGACCAACCACAGCGCGCCGACCATGAACCACCACAACGCGGTGAACGGCTGCGACGGCATCAGCAGCGCGGGCTACGACCACCTGCACATGCTGACGCTGGCCGCCCCGGCGGACATCCGCTTCACCATGCAGGGCCAGGGCCTGGCCGACGAGTCGATCTACGTGCTGACGGACTGCAACTTCACTGAGAGCTGCATCGCCGGCATCGACGTGGGTTCCTCCGATGCGGCGCCCGAAGTCCTCGAGGTCGCGGACATGCCCGCCGGCACCTACTACTTCGTGGCCGACTACTGGGGCGCCTCCGAGACCCACGACTACTCGATGGAAGTGCGCAACCTGACCATCGCCGTGGATGAGAACGGCCAGCCCTTCGCCTTCGAGCTGCAGGGCGCCTTCCCGAACCCCTTCAACCCGACGACCACCATCCGCTGGACCCAGCCCGAGCTGATGCCCGCCAGCCTGGCCATCTACAACCTGGCCGGCCAGTTGGTGCAGCAGATCGATCTGGGCTACCGCGGCCCGGGCGTCCACAACTTCGTCTGGAATGCCTCCCAGCTGTCCAGCGGCGTGTATTTCACCTCGCTGACCACGGGCGGACAGACCCTGACCCAGAAGGTCGTCCTGCTGAAGTAA
- a CDS encoding T9SS type A sorting domain-containing protein yields MYLPRLVVPIALCLGLGLSAQAGLRDELRTRCKTDADVERMLHEHFAPWAEQADFMSPDLARYLVLKHEGAALPADLQARLFPPAEGGTRQGGETPAEATQIDGIPYNDTGTTVGYVNEEGTSYGSPDVFYSFTLEQISFITISLCGGTSYDSALEVFENADGALGTSLYVNDDACGLQSQLTEISLPAGDYFLAVDGFSSASQGTYTLDITEVGNPCEGYNDAVVEFAAPGTLSGSNVGATDVYGGDGGDAGITLTIPSSGLWNLDACQAGSSYDLVLNLFTDNPCEGGTLIASAGWSDCQLPWGAARLNEINLEAGTYHLMVSDDWTATGTFEIVIEPTPPRPTTGGPDEMGYVWTNSLDPNGPEFEWVDISATGTDVTLSDDSFGGPFDMGIDFPFYEDTYTQCWIGSNGYVSFTQGYSSLGAQPFPTPADGWSPDNFIAPFWDDLWPVTPGSVRYLSDPDNERFIVQFTDVPGCCSDTNPRHTFQVILYGSGDYLVQYQDMGEGDLLSFSVGQENTDGTIGLQYRYHSDGGVVTDGVAFFVDALEGDFRPPVVSLQDLPSDVETELPGDYPVTATVTDETGLESVTLLYTVNGGTELSVAMSQGANSLWSGAIPHQPENSLVSWWLVAVDATELHNTRTTAPLAFDVVSYATAPLNLSASDGLQTGTLITWLPPPNIELVTLFGAELPTSEDEAVAFLMETHGMSKLAAAGVWQRWLHGGAEREFESFRLYRDDELLVETTGLAFTDFLNSGSEADVVYTYSVSAVFTAGESDRSNEDQGSWSEAPSSGGPDAFGYIWRSSLSPGGPAYEWTDISGTGTNLGIAGDDVAATASLPFEFPWYGNFYSNLWVSSNGYVTFQSTATPYWNGAIPDPLLPNDVIFAMWDDLYVGTNGSAVYQWDDTANERTIFQWNDVTPLGGSNPLTFQIILSASGLAVVQYEDISETDVLDVSVGTEDATGTIGLQVNRDGQGMPIMDELALVFLPPSNCEPVECAGTAEVEPNEGWNDNNASFNVIRCGDTRCGTVLADGTSTDTDWYLYTHFGGNITVALDVSDFNGRVSLREHAVDGATLAAAGSFPRCFDEAFTVNDLAGGAYYIVVEHVGDPDVLTPQTYGLSLVCSGDPCSGHVPVECAGTPEVEPNEGWNATPPNSSYGEIALGETVCGTTWANAGQRDMDWFRFTLTEPRTIHLSCEVDAFDAALFLTDLDPAGSVLSDVDDNLACAPEALTYENLPAGQYFVVIGNNSFDGVPVPQNYSLTVSLAGGPEDPCDNYVDMGNFHDIVQMSRPAPMNIHHNGTGCPGAINSPGRDEVTRLVLSQTTDLQVTLQGDGNADEVILLLGNCAQPESSCGAAVNANGAGPQGETLTMANVPAGDYFIVADFAGQDETQGYQLTIIDMESSLDEGRELAFTVEPNYPNPFNPSTTIHWTQPALAAATLTVHDMRGALVEELDLGVRGAGRHQVTWDATRFGSGVYFCTLAAGGQSHTLKAVLLK; encoded by the coding sequence ATGTACCTGCCTCGACTTGTCGTACCCATCGCACTCTGCCTGGGACTCGGGCTCAGCGCCCAGGCCGGGCTGCGCGACGAACTGCGCACCCGCTGCAAGACCGACGCCGACGTGGAGCGCATGCTGCACGAGCACTTCGCCCCCTGGGCGGAGCAAGCCGACTTCATGAGCCCCGATCTGGCCCGCTACCTGGTCCTCAAGCACGAGGGCGCGGCCCTGCCGGCGGACCTGCAGGCCCGGCTCTTCCCGCCCGCGGAGGGCGGCACGCGCCAGGGCGGCGAAACCCCGGCGGAGGCCACCCAGATCGACGGCATCCCCTACAACGACACGGGAACCACCGTGGGCTACGTCAATGAGGAAGGCACTTCCTACGGCAGCCCGGACGTCTTCTACAGCTTCACGCTGGAGCAGATCTCCTTCATCACCATCTCGCTCTGCGGCGGCACCAGCTACGACAGCGCGCTGGAGGTCTTCGAGAACGCCGACGGCGCCCTGGGCACCAGCCTCTACGTCAACGACGACGCCTGCGGCCTGCAGTCCCAGCTGACCGAGATCAGCCTGCCCGCCGGCGACTACTTCCTGGCCGTGGACGGCTTCAGCTCCGCCAGCCAGGGCACCTACACGCTGGACATCACCGAAGTCGGCAACCCCTGCGAGGGCTACAACGACGCCGTGGTGGAGTTCGCAGCTCCGGGCACGCTGTCGGGCAGCAACGTGGGCGCCACGGACGTCTACGGCGGCGACGGCGGCGACGCGGGCATCACGCTGACCATCCCCAGCTCCGGGCTCTGGAACCTGGACGCCTGCCAGGCGGGCTCCAGTTACGATCTGGTGTTGAACCTCTTCACCGACAACCCGTGTGAAGGAGGCACGCTGATCGCCTCCGCCGGCTGGTCGGACTGCCAGCTCCCCTGGGGCGCGGCCCGCCTGAACGAAATCAACCTGGAGGCGGGCACCTACCACCTGATGGTCTCCGACGACTGGACCGCCACGGGCACCTTCGAGATCGTCATCGAGCCCACGCCCCCGCGGCCCACCACGGGCGGCCCGGACGAGATGGGCTACGTCTGGACCAACAGCCTGGATCCCAACGGCCCGGAATTCGAGTGGGTCGACATCAGCGCGACCGGCACGGACGTGACCCTCTCGGACGACAGTTTCGGCGGCCCCTTCGACATGGGCATCGACTTCCCCTTCTACGAGGACACCTACACCCAGTGCTGGATCGGCTCCAACGGCTACGTGAGTTTCACCCAGGGCTACAGCAGCCTGGGCGCCCAGCCCTTCCCCACCCCGGCGGACGGCTGGAGCCCGGACAACTTCATCGCGCCCTTCTGGGATGATCTCTGGCCCGTGACCCCGGGCTCCGTGCGCTACCTGTCCGACCCGGACAACGAGCGCTTCATCGTGCAGTTCACGGACGTGCCCGGCTGCTGCAGCGACACCAACCCGCGCCACACCTTCCAGGTGATCCTCTACGGCAGCGGCGACTATCTGGTCCAGTACCAGGACATGGGCGAGGGCGACCTGCTCTCCTTCAGCGTGGGCCAGGAGAACACGGACGGGACCATCGGCCTGCAGTACCGCTATCACAGCGACGGCGGCGTGGTGACCGACGGCGTGGCCTTCTTCGTGGACGCCCTGGAAGGCGACTTCCGCCCGCCCGTGGTCTCCCTGCAAGACCTGCCCTCCGACGTGGAAACCGAGCTGCCCGGCGACTATCCGGTGACGGCCACGGTGACCGACGAGACCGGCCTTGAGAGCGTGACCCTGCTCTACACGGTCAACGGCGGCACCGAGTTGAGCGTGGCCATGAGCCAGGGCGCGAACAGCCTCTGGAGCGGGGCCATCCCGCACCAGCCGGAAAACAGCCTGGTGAGTTGGTGGCTGGTGGCCGTGGACGCCACGGAGCTGCACAACACACGCACCACCGCGCCGTTGGCCTTCGACGTGGTGAGCTACGCCACGGCGCCCCTCAACCTGAGCGCCTCCGACGGCCTGCAGACCGGCACCCTGATCACCTGGCTGCCTCCGCCCAACATCGAGCTGGTGACCCTGTTCGGCGCCGAGCTGCCGACCTCCGAGGACGAGGCCGTGGCCTTCCTGATGGAGACCCACGGGATGAGCAAGCTGGCGGCCGCGGGCGTCTGGCAGCGCTGGCTGCACGGCGGCGCGGAGCGCGAGTTCGAGAGCTTCCGGCTCTACCGCGACGACGAGCTGCTGGTGGAGACCACCGGCCTGGCCTTCACCGACTTCCTGAATTCGGGCAGCGAGGCGGACGTGGTCTACACCTACTCCGTCAGCGCCGTGTTCACGGCCGGCGAGTCCGACCGCTCCAACGAGGACCAGGGCTCCTGGTCCGAGGCACCCAGCAGCGGCGGGCCCGACGCCTTCGGCTACATCTGGCGCAGTTCGCTGAGCCCGGGCGGCCCCGCCTACGAGTGGACCGACATCAGCGGCACGGGCACCAACCTGGGCATCGCGGGCGACGACGTGGCCGCCACGGCCAGCCTGCCCTTCGAGTTCCCCTGGTACGGCAACTTCTACAGCAACCTCTGGGTCTCCTCCAACGGCTACGTGACCTTCCAGTCCACGGCGACGCCCTACTGGAACGGCGCCATCCCCGACCCCCTGCTGCCCAACGACGTGATCTTCGCCATGTGGGACGATCTCTACGTCGGGACCAACGGCAGCGCCGTCTACCAGTGGGACGACACGGCCAACGAGCGCACGATCTTCCAGTGGAACGACGTCACCCCGCTGGGCGGCAGCAATCCGCTGACCTTCCAGATCATCCTCAGCGCCAGCGGCCTGGCCGTGGTGCAGTACGAGGACATCTCGGAGACGGACGTGCTGGACGTCTCCGTGGGCACCGAGGACGCCACGGGCACCATTGGCCTGCAGGTGAACCGCGACGGCCAGGGCATGCCGATCATGGACGAACTGGCCCTGGTCTTCCTGCCGCCCTCCAACTGCGAACCCGTCGAGTGCGCGGGCACGGCCGAGGTCGAGCCCAACGAAGGCTGGAACGACAACAACGCCAGCTTCAACGTGATCCGCTGCGGGGACACGCGCTGCGGCACGGTGCTGGCCGACGGCACGAGCACGGACACCGACTGGTACCTCTACACCCACTTCGGCGGCAACATCACCGTCGCGCTGGACGTCTCCGACTTCAACGGCCGGGTCAGCCTGCGCGAGCACGCCGTGGACGGCGCGACGCTGGCCGCCGCGGGCAGCTTCCCGCGCTGCTTCGACGAGGCCTTCACGGTGAACGACCTGGCGGGCGGCGCGTACTACATCGTGGTTGAGCACGTGGGCGACCCCGACGTGCTGACGCCCCAGACCTACGGCCTCAGCCTGGTCTGCTCCGGCGATCCCTGCTCGGGCCACGTGCCCGTGGAGTGCGCCGGCACGCCCGAGGTGGAGCCCAACGAGGGCTGGAACGCCACGCCGCCCAACTCCAGCTACGGCGAGATCGCGCTGGGCGAGACGGTTTGCGGCACCACCTGGGCCAACGCCGGCCAGCGCGACATGGACTGGTTCCGCTTCACGCTGACGGAGCCCCGGACGATCCACCTGAGCTGCGAGGTGGACGCCTTCGACGCGGCCCTCTTCCTCACCGACCTGGATCCCGCCGGCTCCGTGTTGTCCGATGTGGACGACAACCTGGCCTGCGCGCCGGAGGCCCTGACCTATGAGAACCTCCCGGCGGGCCAGTACTTCGTGGTGATCGGCAACAACTCCTTCGACGGCGTGCCGGTCCCGCAGAACTACTCGCTGACGGTCAGCCTGGCGGGCGGTCCGGAAGACCCCTGCGACAACTACGTCGACATGGGCAACTTCCACGACATCGTCCAGATGAGCCGGCCGGCCCCCATGAACATCCATCACAACGGCACGGGCTGTCCGGGCGCCATCAACAGCCCGGGTCGCGACGAAGTAACGCGCCTGGTGCTCAGCCAGACCACGGACCTGCAGGTCACCCTGCAGGGAGACGGGAACGCCGACGAGGTGATCCTGCTGCTGGGCAACTGCGCGCAGCCCGAATCCAGCTGCGGCGCGGCCGTCAACGCCAACGGCGCCGGCCCCCAGGGCGAGACCCTGACCATGGCCAACGTGCCGGCGGGCGACTACTTCATCGTGGCCGACTTCGCGGGCCAGGACGAGACCCAGGGCTACCAGCTGACCATCATCGACATGGAGTCCAGCCTGGACGAAGGCCGGGAGCTCGCCTTCACGGTGGAGCCCAACTATCCCAATCCCTTCAACCCCAGCACCACCATCCACTGGACGCAGCCTGCGCTGGCGGCGGCCACGCTCACCGTGCACGACATGCGCGGCGCGCTGGTGGAGGAACTGGACCTGGGCGTGCGCGGCGCGGGTCGCCACCAGGTGACCTGGGACGCCACGCGCTTCGGCTCGGGCGTCTACTTCTGCACGCTCGCGGCGGGTGGGCAGTCCCACACCCTGAAGGCCGTGCTGCTCAAGTAA